The following is a genomic window from Defluviimonas aquaemixtae.
TCGCGGTCACGGTCCATGGCGTGTTCTACGAGACGGCCGGGTTCGCCGCACATTTCGCCGGGCTGGCCGACCGGATCGCCGGGTTCAGGACCGAGCCGTTCCGGATCTACGGGCCGGGCGCGGAGGGCGAGCACCGGGATGACAGCGGCTGGGTCGTGAGTTTCCGGAAGTCGTAGCGATCAGGAGCTCGCGGCTTCCGCCGCTGCGGGGGCATCCGGCGTGAGCGCCGCGAATCCGCGCGCCTCGAGCCGGTCATGCAGCTCGGCGGCCTCGCGGGCGAGGTCGGCATCGTGCGTTTCGGGGTCCTTGTCGCTCACCCGCCGAAGCTCTGCAGCCGGGCCGGCCTTCACCCCGATGCGGCGCGCGATTGCCTGCCAGATCGCGGGATCGGCAGAGAGCGCCTCATACGGCACGAAGCAGACGTTGTTCGCCTCCGCCTCGGTGCGGTCGAGCGCGGAATAGGCCGCGACCCACAGCCGAAGCCAGTAGTCCATGCCGTCCGGATCGCCCTCGGGCCGCGCGCCGAAGAGAAAGGGCCGGTGGGTCGCGCCGAATTCGTGGTGGCCGAGCCAGGTCATGTAGTCGCGTGTGAAGGGATCGGCGTCGCGGAAGCGGCGGTGCTGGCCCAAGAGGCTCGCGGCGTGGGCGAGCGGCTGGCGGAGCGGCACGAGGAACTGCGCCTCGGGCATCGCGCGGGCGAGCGCGCCGAGGCGCAGGATGTTGTTGTTGTTCTTCGAGACATAGCGCCAGCGGTCGGTCCTGAGCAAAACCAGCCGGATAAGATCGCGGTAGCCGTCGATGAGCTCCTCGGTTGGCTCGTGCGGCTTCAGCCCATCGGCGCCGATATAGGCGGCGCCGTCGAACATCCGCCAGTAGACCTCGTCGAGCGCTTCGGGGCTTTGGGTGTCGACCTCGATCCCGTCGCCATGCGCGCGCTCGGCCTTCTTGCCCGGCGTCCGGCCCTTGCGGCTGATCTTCGCCCAGAGATTGGGGGCGAGCACGAAGGGCATGTCGGCATAGGTGAGCGAGCCGAAGGCGCCCGTCCGGTGGATCTCGCGCATGAGAATCGTCGTGCCGGCACGTGCCAGCCCGGTGACGAAAACGTGCCGGCCGTTGTCCTCGGGCGCGACTTTCAGATACATCCCGCGCTCGATGTCGTGCAGCATCTCGGCCCGCATCGGGGACGCGAGCGCGAGCCTGTGCAGCATACGGTCGAGCGCGGAATAGTCAGGCACGCGCCACCTTCAGCCTGAGCCAGATATAGAGGATCGAGCCAATGCAGAGGACCGCGATGACCGCCGGCCGCATCAGCGCCGCCACCCAGGCCGACATGCCGCCGGGAAAGATGAGACCGAGCGCGGCGACCGGCAGAAGCGCGAGGCACAGCATCGCGAAGAACTGGACCGATCCCTTGCCGATCACCCAGGCGTAGGAGGGCAGAATCTTTTCCTTCCAGTGATCCGAGATGCGCTTGGACGTCAGCACGCGGCTGGACTTGCGCGATGTTTCGGTGACGCGGCGGATTACGGGAATGAGCGGCAGGCGCAGAAACGCCTCGCTCGCAAGCGCCGCAGCAACGAGAACATAGATCCAGATCATTTATTCGGCAGGCTTGCCCGGCTGGGACGACTTTTCCGCCCGCGCCTTGCGCCCCTTCATCATCCGCTTGATCGGATAGTAGAGTACCGCGACGATGGCGAGAAATACGGAGCCGAGAACGCCGATGACGGCGGCGATCGCCCCGGCACCAACGCCGGGTCCGATATAGGCCATGGCTGCGCTGGGCAGCGTGGCAATTGTCAGTGTGAAAATGATGATGCTGGAAATGGTCTTGGTCATGAGATTTTTCTTTCCGGTCACAAGTCAAACGTTTCGCTCCGGGGCGGACCCCCGGCACGTCCAGCGACACAATGCCAGAAACCGGGCCGGCACGCCAAGGATTCGAACGCCGCGTGCGCCAGAAATCCGCGATGATATCCGCCGAACGCCTGCCAAAGCGCCAAAATGAGCAACTTTGTTGCGAATCGGTCGAGCGGATTTCTCCCTTGGCAGGCGGCGACCGCCGTGGCCAAATGGCCGCCCGAGAGGGAAGGCGATATGACCAAACCCGTGATCTCCATCACGTATTGCCGCCAGTGCAACTGGCTTTTACGCGCCGGCTGGATGGCGCAGGAGCTGTTGTCGACGTTCGGGGAGGACCTCGGCGGCGTCACGCTGATTCCGGGCACTGGCGGAATTTTCGAGATCCGGCTCGGCGACCGGCTCATCTGGGAGCGCAAGACCGACGGCGGATTTCCAGACGCGGCAGAACTGAAGCAGCGCGTGCGCGACGTGCTCGATCCTGGCCGCGATCTTGGCCATGCGGACCGCGCCCGCGAGACAAAGGGTTAAGCGATGGATTTCTCGATCTCGGACGCGCTCTGGCTTGTCCTGATTCTCTCGATCGTCCAACCGCTCATCGCGCGCAAGCTGACCGACATTCAGCGCTTGTCGATGATCTCGCGGTTCGAGAAAAAGCGCGGCAGCCGCGTGATCGCGATGGTGCACCGGCAGGAGACGATGCGCCTTCTGGGCTTTCCTATCGTGCGCTACATCGACATTCAGGACAGCGAGGACGTGCTGCGCGCGATCCGCATGACGGATGACGACATGCCCCTCGACATCGTGCTTCACACGCCTGGCGGACTGGTTCTGGCGGCGCTTCAGATCGCCCGCGCAGTCGAGGCGCACAACGGCAAGGTCACGGTCTTCGTGCCGCATCACGCGATGTCGGGCGGCACCCTTATCGCGATGGCGGCGGATGAAATCGTGATGTGCGAGCATTCCGTCCTCGGCCCGATCGACCCGCAGATCGGCCAGCTCCCCGCGGCCTCGATCATCAAGGCGGTGGAGGCGAAACCGGTGGCCGAGCTTGACGACGAGACGCTGATCCTAGCCGATGTCGGCCGCAAGGCGCTCGACCAGGTAATCCGGGCGGCAACGAAGCTGCTTGCCGTCCGGATGCCGAGAGGGGAGGCGGAGGCGCTGGCGCTCAAGCTCGCCTCGGGGACATGGACGCACGACTATCCGATCCCGGCGGAGGAGGCGGCGGCGCTGGGCCTGCCGGTCTCGACCGAGATGCCCGATGAGGTTCTGACGCTGATGACGCTCTATCCGCAGCCGATCCGGCATTCGGGCGGCGTCGAATACCTTCCCGGACCCCGCGAACGGCCGGACAAGAGGCGGAAGGCCTGAACCGCCGCCGCGAGCCAATTTCGATCTGCCATTCGTTCGGGCGATGCGCCGGCTCGGCCTTGCGGCGGTCGGGGCGATCTGGCACGTTTCGGCATGGAACGTCCTTGCCCGATCCCGAGACCTGCACCGATCTGCACACCGGCGCGGAGAGCCGGCGGCGAGCGGTTGCGCCCGGCGCCGGCATGACGAGGATACCAGCCCCATGAACGCTCCCGACAAGCTGCCGATTCTGATGCCCGACGCCGCCGCGCCCGAGGCGTTCTTCGACGCCGAGGCGGCGGTTTCCCGACTCGAGGCGCTCTATTCCCAAGCGACGCGGTTCCTCAATGACCGCTTTGCCGATGCGCTGGCGGGCGTGCGTCCCGATGCGAGTGTGCGGGCCTTCTACCCCGAGGTCCGGATCACGACGGCGACCCACGCCAAGGCCGACAGCCGGCTGAGCTTTGGGCATGTGGCGGTTCCGGGCACCTATGCCGCGACGATCACGCGGCCCGACCTGTTTCGCAACTACCTGATCCAGCAGCTCGGCATCCTGATCCGCAACCACGGCGTTCCGGTTATCGTGGGGCCGAGCGCGACGCCGATCCCCGTCCATTTCGCCGTCACGTCGAACCCAGACCTCGCTGTCCCGCAGGAAGGTGTGCTGGACTTCTCACTCCGCGACGTCTTCGACGTGCCGGACCTGTCGACGACCAACGACGACATCGTCAACGGGACCGCGCAGCCCAATCCCGACGGATCCTGGCATCTAGCGCCGTTCACCGCTCAGCGCGTCGACTATTCGCTGGCGCGGCTGTCGCACTACACCGCGACGGTTCCGGAGCATTTCCAGAACCATGTGCTGTTCACCAACTACCAGTTCTATGTCGACGAGTTCGAGGCGTTCGCGCGCCAGATGCTCGCCGAGCCCGCTTCGGGCTACACGTCCTTCGTGACGCCCGGGAACCACGAGATCACGACCGCTGACGGCGACATTCCGATCCTTACGAAATTGCCGCAGATGCCGACCTACCACCTCAAGCGCCGGGGCGGTCAAGGCATCTCGCTCGTCAACATCGGCGTGGGGCCGTCGAACGCGAAGACCGCGACGGACCATATTGCGGTGCTGCGGCCGCACGCCTGGCTGATGGTCGGCCACTGTGCGGGCCTGAGAAACAGCCAATCCCTAGGCGATTTCGTTCTCGCTCATGCCTATCTGCGCGAGGACAAGGTGCTGGATGACGACCTTCCGGTCTGGGTGCCGATCCCCGCGCTCGCCGAGATCCAGATCGCGCTGCAGGAGGCGGTGGCCGAGGTCGCGCATATGGATGGGTTCGACCTCAAGCGCATCATGCGCACGGGTACGGTCGCGACCGTGGACAACCGCAACTGGGAATTGCGCGACCAGACCGGGCCGGTGCATCGCCTAAGCCTGTCCCGTGCCATCGCGCTCGACATGGAAAGTGCCACGATCGCCGCGAACGGGTTCCGGTTCCGCGTGCCCTACGGCACGCTTCTCTGCGTCTCCGACAAGCCCCTGCACGGCGAACTCAAGCTCCCCGGCATGGCGACGGAGTTCTACCGCACGCAGGTGTCGCGCCACCTGCTGATCGGGGTTCGCGCAATGGAACGCTTGCGCGAAATGCCGTTAGAACGCATACACAGCCGAAAGTTGCGCAGCTTCGAAGAGACCGCCTTTCTTTGAAAATGCCCGAAAAGTGCCGGCGAACACGCCTCAGAAGGCGAAAAATCGCTATAAATCGCCGGAAATCTCTTGCCATGAGCCACAAAACGTTGTGTAGGAACACAATATAAGGCTAAATGTTACCGATGACCCCCCAAGCAACGGGGCACAGTGAGGAGACAGACATGTCGAAACCGATGACCAAGACCCAGCTCGTTGCCAGCCTGGCCGAAGAAATGGGGTCGGACAAGAAAACCGCTTCGGCGGCCCTCGACGCCATCACCGCCGTGGTGACCCGCGAAGTGGCCTCCGGTGGCGCCGTCACACTTCCCGGCATCGGCAAGGTGCAGTGCCGCGCCCGGCCCGAGCGTCAGGTGCGCAACCCCGCCACGGGCGAGACGATGATGAAGGCGGCCGACAGGGTCGTGAAGGTCTCGATCGCCAAGGCGCTGAAGGACAGCGTCAACAGCTGAGCCCGCGGGCCCGCGCCTCTCGCGGCGCATGAATGGATTTCAGGAAGGGCCGCCCTTGCGCGGCCCTTTCCTTTGGTCACGTCCGGCCCGCCGTCATCAGCACTGGGCCAGCCGGTTGGGCTCCAGCAAGGGCCGTAGCACCGTGAACCGCGGGTTCGTGCAGTACCTCAGAAATCCAGGTTTTCCACGCTCAGCGCATTCGTCTGAATGAATTCGCGGCGCGGCTCCACGACATCGCCCATGAGCTTCGTGAAGAGGTCGTCGGCCTCGGCCAGATCTTCGATCCGGACCTGGTTCAGGACGCGCGCGGCAGGATCGAGCGTGGTTTCCCAGAGCTGGTCGGGATTCATCTCGCCCAAGCCTTTGTAGCGCTGGAGCGTCAGGCCCTTTTCGCCTTCATCGAGGATCGCCTTCAGAAGCTCGATCGGGCCGTGGATCGCCTGTTCTCGGTCTTTCCTGACGAGCCGCGCCAGCGCACCGTAGACTTCGCGTAGCCCGTCGGTATGGGTCGCGAGCCGCCGCGCCTCGCCCGAGCGCAGCACCTGGCCGTCGAGGGTGCGGACCTCTTCAACGCCGCGGACCGAACGGGTGAAGCGCAGACCGTGATCCTGCGTCGGGCGGCCCTGCCATCCGCGTTCGTATTCGACCGCCACCTCGTCGAGCCGCTGGGCGACCTCATTGGCCACGCCCTGCGCGTCGGCATCGACCCGGCCGGGCACGAGCGCGCCGGCGATCGTCGCCTGTTCGAGGATGTGCATCGGGTAATGCGTCGGGAAGGCCTGCAGGATGCGCCGAACCACGCGCGCCTCGTCGACGACGCGGGCGAGATCCTGGCCGACTATCTCCTCACCGGAGCCAAGCCGGAGGACCGCGCCCTCGACGCCCTGCCCTATGAGGTATTCCTCGAGCGCGGCCTGATCCTTGAGATAGACCTCGGACTTGCCGCGGGCGACCTTGTAGAGCGGCGGCTCGGCGATGAAGAGATGGCCGTGCTCGATCAGTTCCGGCATCTGACGGAAGAAGAAGGTCAGCAGCAGAGTGCGGATATGGGCGCCGTCGACGTCGGCGTCGGTCATGATGATGATCTTGTGGTAGCGCAGCTTGCCGAGGTTGAATTCGTCGCGCCCGATGCCGCTGCCGAGCGCGGTGATCAGCGTGCCGATCTGGTCCGACGACAGCATCCGGTCGAAGCGCGCGCGTTCGACGTTGAGGATCTTGCCGCGCAGGGGCAGCACGGCCTGGTTCTTGCGCTCACGCCCCTGCTTGGCCGATCCGCCCGCGCTGTCGCCCTCGACGAGGAACAGCTCCGACAGGGCGGGGTCCTTCTCCTGGCAATCGGCGAGCTTGCCGGGCAGCGAGGCGACATCCATCGCCGTTTTCCGCCGCGTCAGTTCGCGCGCCTTGCGCGCCGCCTCGCGCGCCAGCGCGGCTTCGATGATCTTGCCGACGATGCCCTTCGCTTCGTTCGGATGCTCTTCGAACCATTCGCTGAGTTTCTCGTTGACGATGTTCTCGACCGCGGGGCGGACCTCGGAGCTCACGAGCTTGTCCTTCGTCTGCGACGAGAATTTGGGGTCCGGCACCTTCACCGACAGGACGCAAGTCAGCCCCTCGCGCGCGTCGTCGCCGGTGAAGTCGACCTTTTCGCGCTTGGCGATGCCGGAGGATTGCGCGTAGCCGTTGATCGTACGCGTCAGCGCGCCGCGAAAGCCCGCCAAATGGGTGCCGCCGTCGCGCTGCGGAATATTGTTCGTGAACGGCAGCACGGTCTCGTGGTAGCTGTCGTTCCACCACATCGCGACCTCGACGCCGATGCCGCTGCGTTCGCCGGTCATGAAGATCGGCTCGGGCATGAGCGGCGTCTTGTGCCGGTCGAGATACTTGACGAATTCGCGCACGCCGCCGTCGTAAAAGAGCTCCGTCTTCTGCAGCTCTGCGCCGCGATTGTCCTCGATGATGATCTTCACGCCGGAATTCAGAAAGGCGAGTTCGCGAAGCCGCGTCTCGAGCGTCTTGAAGCTGTAGTCGAGGTCAGAGAACGTGCCCTGCGGGCCGTTTGTCCGGGACGAGGCGAGGAACCGCACCTCGGTCCCCTTCTCGCCGGGCGCGGCGTCGCCGACGGCCCTCAGCGGCTCGACCGTTTCGCCGTGCTCGAACCGCGCGAACCATTCCTTGCCGCCGCGCCAGATGCGCAGTTCCAGCCAGTCGGACAGCGCGTTCACGACGGACACGCCGACACCGTGCAGGCCGCCCGAGACCTTGTAGCTGTTCTGGTCGAACTTCCCGCCGGCATGAAGCTGGGTCATGATGACCTCGGCGGCCGAGACGCCTTCGGAGGGGTGCATATCGGTCGGAATTCCGCGCCCGTTGTCGCGGACCGAGACGGAATCGTCGGCGTGAATCCGAACCTTCACGAAGTCCGCGTGACCGGCCAGCGCCTCGTCGATGCCGTTGTCGACGACCTCGTAGACCATGTGATGCAGACCCGAGCCGTCGTCAGTGTCGCCGATATACATGCCCGGCCGCTTGCGGACAGCTTCCAACCCCTTGAGAACCTTGATGGAATCGGCGCCGTATTCGTTCGGCTTCTGCGTCTCTTCGGTCATACCCGCTCGCCCCGGTTTTTGCTGTCCATCTTATAGGTGTTCCGGGGGGCATTGTCACGCAGCAGACACAAGATTTGGTGTGCCTGCGCCCGCTCTGGCAGAGGCGCTTTCTGCGCGGAACAAATGCCTGCCTGCCGCGTTCAAATCCCGTGGCAACAGCATTGGAGACACCATGATAAGGAATGCCTTTTCCGCCCTCGTCGTCCTTTCCGCCTTCGTCCTGTCCGCCTGTGAGACCGTCGAAGGTGCCGGGCGTGACATCGAGTCAGCCGGTGAAGCGGTGACGGGTGCCGCGCAGGATGCGCAGTACTAAGACACCGGCATCGGCGCCCCGCTACCGCGTGTACATCTGCTTCTTGAACGCCCGGGTGCGCTCCGTCGCGGCGGCCGATCCGTCGTGATAGGTGCCGAACCACCTGTCGAAGGGGATTTCGGACGTCCCGTAATTGCACTCGAAATAGCGGTGGTGGAGCTGGTGGAAGAAGTCCCCTGCCCGCGCCGCTTCGGTGTCCTTGGCGATGATCTTCTCAAAGCCCGAATGGGACAAGACGGGGCTGACCTGCTGGAAAAAAGCGTGGAACAGCAGGTGCAGCGGGTGCGACGCCACGATCAGGTGGATGAAATATGTGGTGAAATAGAGACTGTTTTCGAACCAGTGGTTCGATATGCCCGACCATGGCCCGGTACTGACGTTTCGGTGATGCACGGCATGCACGCGCTTGTAGAGGCGCGGGTGGTGCTCAAGCCGGTGCACCCAGTAGAAGTGAAGGCCCGACCACATCGGGATGAAGAACATCCAGACCACGAACCAGACCGGAGCACCCGCCCACGTCACGGTCGCGACCCAGCCGTTGGCCATGACCCAGAAGACGATCCACTGGTAGGCCGTCGCCACGGTGATCGCGCTGCCCAAAGTCCACCAGATATTGTCCCATACCTGATTGCGGAAAGTGAACGAGCCGTTGTCGCGCGTCAGGTCGCGGCGATCGAACTTCGTCCGCATCCCCTGCCCTTTGCGGATGTAGAGCCACCAGTGAAGCGCCCCGGCGATGGCGGCCTGAGGCACGAGGTTCATGAGCCAGACGGTCGCCATCCAGCCCGGCCGGAAGGTTGTCATCTGCTCGAGCGGCGGCAGGACCCACAGCCAGGCGGCGAGCGCAAGAACGAAAGTCAAGGTAAGCGACGTGACCTGAAGCCAGGCGCCGCGGTACCACTGCAGGACCGCCATCGGCTGCGGCGGCCACGCGAAGATTGGGTTGAGCGCGACCGGCCCCGCGGGCCGGTAGTGCCAGCGTTCGGCCTCGGGGTCATGCGCGGTGTCGGTCATAGCGATGCTCCATCACAACGGTTGGAGGTCAGCTTGCGTAGGTCGAACCTTCGTCGTCGAGGATCGCCTTCAATTCGGCCAGGTGCCGCTCGGCCTGGTCGGGGTAGTCGTCCAGCTCCCGCGCGGTCTTCTCGGCGGTCTCCGGGCTCATGACGCGGAGCGGCCGGCCGGTCTGAAGCGCGCGGATATAGGTGTCTGCCGCGCGCTCGAAGTAGTAGAGCCGGTTGAACGTGTCGGCCACGTCGCGACCGATCACGAGCACGCCGTGATTGCCCATGATCATCACCTTGATCTTCGGATCGCCCAGCATGCCGGCGCACCGTGCGCCTTCGTCCTCGAAGGCGAGACCACCAAACTCCCCGTCGACCACATAGCGGCCATAGAAGGTCGCGGTGTTCTGGTCGATTGGCGGCAGGCTGCTGTCGGCAAGGCAGGCCAGAACCGTCGCGTGGATGGAATGGACATGCATGACGCAGCGCGCATGCGGGCAAAGGCGGTGGATCGAGCCGTGAAGGCCCCAGGCCGTCGGATCGGGCGCACCGGGGCGTTCCATCGTCTTGGGGTCGTTCGCATCGAGGAGCAGCAGGTCCGAGGCGCGGATGCGGCTGAAATGCACCTGGTTCGGGTTCATCAGGAACTTCGTGCCGACATCGTCGACGGCAAGGCTGAAGTGGTTGGCCACCGCCTCGTGCATGTTCAGCCGCGCGGTCCAGCGGAACGCGGCTGCCAGGTCGACGCGCTCCTGCCAGTGTTCCATGTTCGCGCGGGGCTGAATCTTCGCCTGCTGGTTCATCGCGCTCTCCTGATGCTGTCCTCAGATTTCTGTGCCAAGAGCGGCCGTTTTACCAGCAATGGATTCGGGGCCATGCCATCAGAATTCCCGAGCCATCAAGGGCGGAGCCTAGGTCCAGTCGAGCACGACCTTGCCACTTTTGCCCGAGCGCATGATCTCGAAGCCCTCGCGGAACTCGTCGACGGGGAACCGGTGGGTGATCACCTTGCGGATATCGAGCCCGTTTTCCAGCATCGCGATCATCTTGTACCAGGTCTCGAAGATCTCGCGCCCGTAGACGCCCTTGATCGTGATCGCCTTGAAGACAATGCGGCTCCAGTCGACCGGCGACTTGCCAGGCGGGATACCCAGCATCGCGATCCGCCCGCCCATCACCATGTTCTCGACCATCTGGTCGAGCGCCGCCTGATTGCCCGACATCTCCATGCCCACGTCGAAGCCTTCCTTCATCTTCAAGACACCCTCGACATCGCGAAGGTCCTGCTTGGCGACGTTAACCGGGACCACGTCAGTCACTTGCGCGGCGAGGTCCAGCCGGTCCTGGTTGACGTCGGTGATGACGATGTGCCGGGCGCCGACATGGCGGGCCACCGCGGCGGCCATGATGCCGATGGGTCCCGCGCCGGTGATCAGCACGTCCTCGCCCACCAGATCGAAGCTCAACGCGGTGTGGACTGCGTTGCCCAAGGGATCGAGGATCGCCCCGATCTCGTCATCGATCTCGTCAGGCAGCGGCACGACGTTAAAGGCCGGAAGCTTCAGGTATTCGGCGAATGCGCCCTGCTCGTTCACCCCGATCCCCCGCGTCGCGGGGTCGAGGTGGAACTTGCCGGCCCGGCTCTGGCGCGACTGCTTGCCGATCAGGTGCCCCTCGCCCGAACAGCGCTGGCCGATGGTCAACCCGTCGACGTTGCGGCCGATCTCGACGATCTCGCCCGCGAATTCGTGCCCCGTGACGAGGCCCAGGGGGACAGTCCGCGCCGCCCAGTCGTCCCAGTTCCAGATGTGGATGTCGGTGCCGCAGATCCCGGTCTTGCGGATCCGGATCAGAACGTCGTCCGGTCCGATCTCCGGCACCGCGCGGTGCTCCATCCAGAGCCCCGGCTCCGGCTTCGTCTTCACCAGCGCCTTCATGTCGTTCCGCATCAGATCGCCCCCACCGCCTTGCCCGCGGCCCTGAAGGCCTCGAGCGCCTGATCCAGGTCGTCCCGGGTCAGCTTCGCGTTCATCTGCGTCCGGATGCGCGCCTGGCCCTTCGGCACGACCGGGAAGAAGAAGCCCGAGACGTAGACGCCGCGCTCGTAGAGCTCCGCCGCCATGGCCTGCGCGAGTTTCGCTTCGCCCAGCATCACCGGAATGATCGGATGTTCGCCGGGCAGGAGAGTGAAGCCCGCGTCCGAAAGGCCAGCGCGCCAATAGCGAGCGTTGTCGAATAGCTGCGCCCTCAGATCGTCCGCCGCCTCGACAAGGTCGATGGCAGCGATTCCGGCGGCCACCACGGCAGGCGGCAGCGCATTCGAGAAGAGGTAGGGCCGCGCGCGCTGGCGCAGGAGGTCGATGACGGGCTGCGGTCCGGCGATGTAGCCGCCGAGCGCCCCGCCCAGCGCCTTGCCGAGCGTGCCGGTCAGGATGTCGACCTCGACCCGGGCATGGGCGGGCGTGCCCGCGCCCTTCGGCCCCATGAAGCCGGTCGCGTGGCAGTCGTCGACCATCACGAGTGCGCCGTATGTCTCGGCAAGCGCCACGATTTCCGGCAGCTTCGCGAGGTAGCCGTCCATCGAGAAGACGCCGTCCGTCGCGATCATCACGAACCGCGCGCCATCGGCCCGCGCGGCCTTCAGCTGCGCCTTCAGATCGGCCATGTCGGAATTCGCGTAGCGGTAGCGCCTGGCCTTGCAGAGCCTGATCCCGTCGATGATCGAGGCATGGTTAAGCGCGTCCGAGATGACCGCGTCCTCCGGTCCGAGCAAGGGCTCGAACAGGCCGCCATTCGCATCGAAACAGGCGGCGAAGAGTATGGAATCGTCTTTTCCGAGAAACCGGGCGATCCGTTCCTCAAGCTGCCGGTGCAGATCCTGCGTCCCGCAGATGAAGCGGACCGAGGCCATGCCGAAGCCGTGATCGTCCATCGCCTGTTTCGCTGCCTCGATCAGTGCTGGATGATCGGCGAGACCAAGATAGTTGTTCGCGCAAAGGTTCAGCATGTCGCGTCCCGCAACCGTCACATGCGCCCCCTGCGGCGAGGTGATCAGACGTTCGCGCTTGTATAGGCCGTCGGCCTCGATCCCGTTCAGGATCTCCTCCAGATGGCCGAGGAAGTCAGGTGCTTCCGACATAACAGATGTTCCTCCGGTATGGCAGATTTCTGCCCCGCCCTGATGATGATGTCAAGATGGTGGGTTCCATTCCATCATCCCGGAAACCCCCTCATACTGGCATACCTACTTCGGGCAAACGGGGGGCAGACTCTTCCCCGCCTTCAACTGTTCTGCACGATCAGGATCACCCGCGCAGCACTGCCCTCGGCCTCGATCCGATGCGTCCTGTCAGCGAAGTAGCGCGCCGTGTCGCCGACGCCGAGTCGTTGCACCTCCTCGCCGGACACGACCGTGACCGCACCTTCCAGCACCGTCAAATGTTCCCGGCAGCCTGGCGCGTGCGGGTCGCTGACGAGTTTGCCGCCCGCATCGAAGGCCAGATCGTAGACCTCGTGCTCGCCCGCGGCCTCGGCTGGCGACAGGATGCGGATGCGCACGCCCTGCCCGCGCCCGTTGATCACCGGCGCGGCGTCCGCGCGGATGACCTCGATCCCCGGCGCAGTGCGGCCCTCCAGAAGCCCGGCGAAATCGACTTTGAGCGCCTGAGTTAGGTTCCAGAGCGTCGAGACGGTCGGGCTCGATTCGCCGCGCTCGATCTGGCTGACCATCGAGCGCGACACGCCCGAGAGTTTCGCCACCGCATCTAGGCTCAGACCCTTCGACTTCCGCGCCGACCTCAGCGAAGCGGCAAGTCGGTCGTGAATCTCGGGGCGCGTGTTCATGTCTTGAAATTGGTCTCCTGTCCGGAGAACGTCAACGGGGCAGCATCTCGGTCCCGTCGGGGTCGGCGGCTTCCGACATTAGCCAATCCCGGAAGGCCTGCAGCGGCGGATACCAGGCGCCGACCGAGGGCCAGACGAGGTAGTAGCTGCCCTCGCCCAGGACCGGCCCGCCGAACGCCTGGACGAGCCGCCCGTCGGCCAGTTCGGGCTTGGCGAGAAACTCCGGCAGAAGCGCCACGCCAAGCCCGTGGATCACCGCCTGGATCATCGGCGCGAACTGGTCGAAGAGCATCCCCTGCGGCGCTCGGTCGGTGACGCCGTGGTGGGCAAACCAGGCCGCCCAGGCGTTCGGCCGGGTCTCGAGCTGCAGCAGCGGCAGGCCGATCAGGTCGCGCGCGGCCGAGACCGGATGCGCCGAGAGAAAGGCCGGCGCGCAGCACGCGACGAGTCGTTCATCGAATAGTTGTAAAGACCCTGTTCCAGCCCAATTCCGCTCCCCGAAGTGGATCGCGGCATCGAAGCCTTCCTCGTCGAAGTCGAAGGGCTTGAGCCGGGTTCCGAGGTTGATCGTGATACCCGGATGCTCCGCCAGGAACCTTGGCAGGCGCGGCGCGAGCCAGCGGGTGCCGAAGGTAGGCAGGATGGCGAGCGACAAGGTGCCGCCGCCGGTGCTCGACCGCACCCGCATAGAGCC
Proteins encoded in this region:
- a CDS encoding sulfotransferase is translated as MPDYSALDRMLHRLALASPMRAEMLHDIERGMYLKVAPEDNGRHVFVTGLARAGTTILMREIHRTGAFGSLTYADMPFVLAPNLWAKISRKGRTPGKKAERAHGDGIEVDTQSPEALDEVYWRMFDGAAYIGADGLKPHEPTEELIDGYRDLIRLVLLRTDRWRYVSKNNNNILRLGALARAMPEAQFLVPLRQPLAHAASLLGQHRRFRDADPFTRDYMTWLGHHEFGATHRPFLFGARPEGDPDGMDYWLRLWVAAYSALDRTEAEANNVCFVPYEALSADPAIWQAIARRIGVKAGPAAELRRVSDKDPETHDADLAREAAELHDRLEARGFAALTPDAPAAAEAASS
- a CDS encoding SelT/SelW/SelH family protein — its product is MTKPVISITYCRQCNWLLRAGWMAQELLSTFGEDLGGVTLIPGTGGIFEIRLGDRLIWERKTDGGFPDAAELKQRVRDVLDPGRDLGHADRARETKG
- a CDS encoding SDH family Clp fold serine proteinase — protein: MDFSISDALWLVLILSIVQPLIARKLTDIQRLSMISRFEKKRGSRVIAMVHRQETMRLLGFPIVRYIDIQDSEDVLRAIRMTDDDMPLDIVLHTPGGLVLAALQIARAVEAHNGKVTVFVPHHAMSGGTLIAMAADEIVMCEHSVLGPIDPQIGQLPAASIIKAVEAKPVAELDDETLILADVGRKALDQVIRAATKLLAVRMPRGEAEALALKLASGTWTHDYPIPAEEAAALGLPVSTEMPDEVLTLMTLYPQPIRHSGGVEYLPGPRERPDKRRKA
- a CDS encoding AMP nucleosidase; this translates as MNAPDKLPILMPDAAAPEAFFDAEAAVSRLEALYSQATRFLNDRFADALAGVRPDASVRAFYPEVRITTATHAKADSRLSFGHVAVPGTYAATITRPDLFRNYLIQQLGILIRNHGVPVIVGPSATPIPVHFAVTSNPDLAVPQEGVLDFSLRDVFDVPDLSTTNDDIVNGTAQPNPDGSWHLAPFTAQRVDYSLARLSHYTATVPEHFQNHVLFTNYQFYVDEFEAFARQMLAEPASGYTSFVTPGNHEITTADGDIPILTKLPQMPTYHLKRRGGQGISLVNIGVGPSNAKTATDHIAVLRPHAWLMVGHCAGLRNSQSLGDFVLAHAYLREDKVLDDDLPVWVPIPALAEIQIALQEAVAEVAHMDGFDLKRIMRTGTVATVDNRNWELRDQTGPVHRLSLSRAIALDMESATIAANGFRFRVPYGTLLCVSDKPLHGELKLPGMATEFYRTQVSRHLLIGVRAMERLREMPLERIHSRKLRSFEETAFL
- a CDS encoding HU family DNA-binding protein, whose translation is MSKPMTKTQLVASLAEEMGSDKKTASAALDAITAVVTREVASGGAVTLPGIGKVQCRARPERQVRNPATGETMMKAADRVVKVSIAKALKDSVNS